One genomic window of Campylobacter curvus includes the following:
- a CDS encoding tyrosine-type recombinase/integrase, with translation MKYALDCKGSFEKSMLFWLIRYVKFKLSSLSNKELREPTALASVNYALNRKIKTINELDGLVKTARNAGLTGINTYFNPLKKIYEALCFYELDSLKRIDEELLSEVLASVTGGLSDASKKNYRISVINFFSFLDKQNEEDGKSHVFDVNLKHWGGISGSKGQKLPEFMSEEEVKKFLNAIDMADFKVNTNRNRLIIKIIVFTGIRVSEALNLKRKDISEDGELYVIRIRGKGNKYRIVMIKRALIEDLLDTIAINYINKEGYLFINKKGTRLTQAYVSRIVEQILFRAGIRKEKNGAHMLRHTFATLLYKKQKDLVLVQEALGHASLNTSRIYTHFDNDKLKLAAQVAQDLSE, from the coding sequence TTGAAATACGCACTTGACTGTAAAGGTAGTTTTGAAAAGTCTATGCTTTTTTGGCTTATTAGATACGTGAAATTTAAGCTTAGCTCGCTTTCAAATAAGGAGCTAAGAGAGCCAACCGCTCTAGCCTCGGTAAACTACGCACTAAATCGCAAGATAAAGACGATAAACGAGCTTGATGGGCTTGTAAAAACAGCTAGAAACGCCGGACTAACTGGCATAAACACATACTTTAACCCGCTTAAAAAAATTTACGAGGCGCTTTGCTTTTATGAGCTTGACAGTCTAAAGCGCATAGATGAGGAGCTTTTGAGTGAGGTTTTGGCGAGCGTGACCGGCGGACTGAGCGACGCGAGCAAAAAAAATTATAGAATTTCAGTTATAAATTTCTTCTCGTTTTTAGACAAGCAAAACGAAGAGGACGGCAAGTCGCATGTCTTTGACGTAAATTTAAAGCATTGGGGCGGCATAAGCGGCTCAAAGGGGCAAAAACTGCCTGAATTTATGAGCGAAGAGGAGGTCAAGAAATTTCTAAACGCCATCGATATGGCGGACTTTAAAGTAAATACGAATCGCAACCGTCTAATCATAAAAATCATCGTCTTTACCGGCATTCGCGTTAGCGAGGCGCTAAATTTGAAACGAAAAGACATCAGCGAAGACGGCGAGCTTTACGTCATCAGGATCCGCGGCAAAGGCAACAAATATCGCATCGTGATGATAAAAAGGGCGCTCATAGAGGATCTACTGGACACGATCGCCATAAACTACATCAACAAAGAGGGCTATCTTTTTATAAACAAAAAGGGCACACGTCTGACACAAGCGTATGTCAGCCGCATCGTTGAGCAGATTTTATTTCGCGCTGGCATCCGCAAAGAAAAAAACGGCGCTCATATGCTGCGCCACACCTTTGCTACGCTGCTTTATAAAAAGCAAAAAGACCTCGTGCTGGTGCAAGAAGCGCTCGGTCACGCCAGCCTAAACACTTCTAGAATTTACACTCACTTTGACAACGACAAGCTCAAGCTGGCCGCGCAGGTAGCGCAGGATCTTAGTGAATAA
- the htpG gene encoding molecular chaperone HtpG: protein MAEKFEFQTEVNDLLNLMIHSLYSNKEIFLRELISNASDALDKLNYLCLTDDAYKALNYTPRIDISIDKKKKTITISDNGIGMSKDELISNLGTIARSGTKGFLNNLSGDAKKDSSLIGQFGVGFYSAFMVAKKIEVISRKALSDEAYKWTSDAKSYEIAMAKKEAHGTSIALFLNDDEFADSWKLENIIKKYSNHIPYPIFMDKEEYVAPKEGEKDGTYETKNVQINKASALWRMNKANIKEEEYNDFYKQISHDSADPLLYIHTKAEGKIEYSTLFYVPSTEPFDLFRVDYQSGVKLYVKRVFITDDAKELLPPFLRFIRGVIDVEDLPLNVSREILQENAIMRSVKEQSVKKILSELAKLKDKDREKYIKFYKLFGKVLKEGLYGFGNDKEQILDLVLFKSSKREGLVSLKEYKEAMKKDQKSIYYISGNNENMLRNSPLLESFKKNDIEVLIMDEEIDTIVMPMVYEFDKTPLKSISHDDINEEIKGDEAKVDESKVAKTLVKMREILKDEVKDVRLSSRLSDSPAVLIYDKNDPDYAMQAMLKQMGQGGDMSKIKPILEINGGHEIFAKLEANEAMAYEIAPLLLDMAKLNEGMSLENPAEFSKLLTKVMLKAL, encoded by the coding sequence ATGGCAGAAAAATTTGAATTTCAAACCGAAGTGAACGATCTTTTAAATTTAATGATTCACTCACTCTACTCAAATAAGGAAATTTTCCTAAGAGAGCTCATCTCAAATGCAAGCGACGCACTTGATAAACTAAACTACCTATGTCTCACAGATGACGCATACAAGGCGCTAAACTATACACCTCGCATAGATATCTCCATAGACAAAAAGAAAAAAACGATCACGATCAGCGATAACGGCATCGGCATGAGCAAAGACGAGCTGATCTCAAACCTAGGCACGATCGCCAGAAGTGGCACAAAGGGCTTTTTAAACAACCTAAGTGGTGACGCGAAAAAAGACAGCTCGTTGATCGGGCAGTTTGGCGTGGGCTTTTACTCCGCATTCATGGTCGCAAAAAAGATCGAAGTGATCAGCCGTAAAGCCCTAAGCGATGAAGCATACAAATGGACATCCGACGCTAAAAGCTACGAGATAGCCATGGCTAAAAAAGAGGCCCACGGCACTAGTATCGCGCTATTTTTAAACGATGACGAGTTTGCAGACAGCTGGAAGCTTGAAAATATCATCAAAAAATACTCCAATCACATCCCGTATCCTATCTTTATGGATAAAGAGGAGTATGTAGCGCCAAAAGAGGGAGAAAAAGACGGCACTTACGAGACTAAAAACGTGCAGATCAACAAGGCCAGCGCACTTTGGCGAATGAATAAAGCAAACATCAAAGAGGAAGAATACAACGACTTTTATAAACAAATCAGCCACGACAGCGCCGATCCGCTTTTATACATCCATACAAAAGCCGAGGGCAAGATCGAATATTCTACCCTATTTTACGTGCCAAGCACCGAGCCGTTTGATCTGTTTCGCGTGGATTATCAAAGCGGCGTGAAGCTTTACGTAAAACGCGTGTTTATCACTGACGATGCAAAGGAGCTTTTGCCGCCATTTTTGAGATTTATACGCGGTGTCATCGACGTGGAGGACTTGCCGCTTAACGTCAGCCGTGAAATTTTACAAGAAAACGCCATAATGAGGAGCGTCAAGGAGCAAAGCGTAAAGAAAATTTTGAGCGAATTAGCCAAACTAAAAGACAAAGATAGAGAAAAATACATAAAATTTTACAAACTATTTGGCAAAGTCTTAAAAGAAGGGCTTTACGGCTTTGGCAACGACAAGGAGCAAATTTTAGACCTAGTGCTCTTTAAGTCAAGCAAGCGCGAGGGATTAGTCAGCTTGAAAGAGTATAAAGAGGCGATGAAAAAGGATCAAAAGAGTATCTACTACATCAGCGGAAACAACGAAAATATGCTCCGAAATTCTCCACTTTTAGAGAGCTTTAAGAAAAACGACATCGAAGTCCTCATAATGGACGAGGAGATCGACACTATCGTGATGCCGATGGTATATGAATTTGACAAAACGCCTCTAAAATCGATCTCTCACGATGACATAAACGAGGAGATAAAAGGCGACGAAGCCAAAGTCGACGAGAGCAAAGTCGCAAAAACCCTCGTAAAAATGCGCGAAATTTTAAAAGACGAGGTCAAAGACGTCAGGCTAAGCTCAAGGCTTTCAGACTCCCCTGCCGTGCTGATATACGACAAAAATGACCCTGACTACGCTATGCAAGCCATGCTTAAGCAAATGGGACAAGGTGGAGATATGTCAAAGATAAAGCCGATCCTCGAGATAAACGGCGGGCATGAAATTTTTGCCAAGCTCGAAGCCAACGAAGCTATGGCATACGAGATCGCACCACTACTTCTTGACATGGCAAAGCTAAATGAAGGCATGAGCCTCGAAAATCCGGCGGAATTTAGCAAACTGCTCACAAAGGTGATGCTAAAAGCGCTGTGA
- a CDS encoding PepSY-associated TM helix domain-containing protein, with protein MNFKKLAYKIHTYISLIFCIPFIIVCLSGSLLVYKDEINDILSPDAVNISLLSGQQNSRLGFDELRRIISAKFPDYEIVGWNIDKNPQKSDKIWLIKHNGKEWEYIYLDAFSGEIKSEPMPHDSGFMGVLVELHENLLFEERGQIFVGVVGVVAFVIAISGFIVYRNFWKNLFKLRFARLAVFMSDIHKFIGVFSTPIMLIIALSGAWWELRFLFSKPFDTSEFTINSQIYNKDLSLDEIAQKAKTDLPNFELHYISLPFRNAADISLFGYKKGQNFLYNEYSSMLTYSRQNANLLQIKDIDKADITERFLATFRKAHFGYYNQVTKFIWFLVGLTPLILSVSGIYLWIKRSNFKRRKNER; from the coding sequence ATGAATTTCAAAAAGCTCGCATATAAAATCCACACTTATATCTCTCTTATATTTTGCATCCCGTTTATTATTGTGTGTCTTAGCGGCTCTTTGCTCGTTTATAAAGATGAGATAAATGACATTTTATCTCCGGACGCGGTAAATATCTCGCTACTTTCCGGTCAGCAAAATTCTAGATTAGGATTTGACGAGCTTAGACGGATCATAAGCGCTAAATTTCCTGACTACGAGATAGTCGGCTGGAATATCGATAAAAATCCGCAAAAGAGCGATAAAATCTGGCTCATAAAGCATAACGGCAAAGAGTGGGAATACATCTATCTTGACGCTTTTAGCGGCGAGATAAAAAGCGAGCCTATGCCACATGATAGCGGCTTTATGGGCGTGCTGGTCGAGCTACACGAAAATCTACTCTTTGAAGAGCGCGGTCAGATTTTTGTCGGCGTAGTCGGAGTCGTCGCCTTTGTCATTGCTATAAGCGGCTTTATCGTTTACAGAAATTTTTGGAAAAATTTATTTAAACTGCGCTTTGCCAGGCTTGCCGTTTTTATGAGCGATATACATAAATTTATCGGCGTTTTCTCTACTCCGATAATGCTCATCATCGCTCTTAGCGGGGCTTGGTGGGAGCTTAGGTTTTTGTTTTCAAAGCCCTTTGATACGAGCGAATTTACGATAAACAGCCAAATTTACAACAAAGACCTATCGCTTGATGAGATCGCGCAAAAAGCCAAAACCGATCTGCCAAATTTCGAGCTTCATTATATATCTTTGCCTTTTCGTAATGCAGCGGATATATCGCTCTTTGGCTACAAAAAAGGGCAAAATTTCCTATACAACGAGTATTCCAGCATGCTCACATACAGCAGGCAAAATGCAAATTTGCTCCAAATAAAGGACATCGACAAGGCGGATATCACGGAGCGATTTTTGGCGACATTTAGAAAAGCTCACTTTGGCTACTACAACCAGGTCACGAAATTTATCTGGTTTCTAGTCGGCCTCACACCGCTTATTTTGAGCGTTTCAGGGATATATCTATGGATAAAAAGATCAAATTTTAAAAGGAGAAAAAATGAAAGGTAA
- a CDS encoding DUF3237 domain-containing protein, producing MFKKAFAGAILLAMFGFNLNAAEISAKDVKEPHLELAFMIDIEVEKPLTVGKDSEHGLRRLIAIKGGKVSGKLNGEVLPYGVDSQIVRPDGLTELTARYAIKLDDGAQIYIDNSGIRHITDPEVAKEAAKGKIVDPKYVYFATVTKFETYEPKYKWLERAIFVCYAVRLPDKVLLKFYEVK from the coding sequence ATGTTTAAAAAGGCTTTCGCTGGCGCTATTTTACTAGCGATGTTTGGTTTCAATCTAAATGCAGCTGAAATTTCAGCAAAAGACGTCAAAGAACCGCACCTTGAGCTTGCTTTCATGATCGACATCGAAGTCGAAAAGCCCCTAACCGTCGGTAAAGACAGCGAGCACGGATTAAGGCGGCTCATCGCCATAAAAGGCGGCAAAGTAAGCGGCAAACTAAACGGCGAAGTGCTGCCATACGGCGTGGATAGTCAGATCGTCCGTCCTGACGGACTGACCGAGCTCACCGCAAGATACGCGATAAAGCTCGATGACGGTGCGCAAATTTACATAGATAATAGCGGCATCAGGCACATCACCGATCCTGAGGTCGCAAAAGAGGCTGCAAAAGGCAAGATCGTCGATCCAAAATACGTCTATTTCGCGACTGTCACGAAATTTGAGACCTACGAGCCAAAATATAAATGGCTAGAGCGCGCAATATTTGTCTGCTATGCCGTGCGCTTGCCGGATAAAGTCTTGCTTAAATTTTACGAAGTGAAATGA
- the murI gene encoding glutamate racemase — MKIGIFDSGLGGLSVLNEALKKLPNEEFLYYADRKNVPYGLKSKDEILKFSSHAVKFLIDQGANAIVIACNTATSAAINELRAKFDLPIIGMEPAVKKAADLNREGENSASLRTLVIATPLTARGAKLKELIERVDSEHLVDVLALPRLVEFAENENFACDEVKEYLREEFAKFKLQNYCALVLGCTHFNYFKDSLREILPTGVSLIDGNEGTINKLISELSRLNLAHGKGQSVEYFYSDVKICDKGELARIERYLARLDKMLEIK, encoded by the coding sequence ATGAAAATAGGGATATTCGACTCCGGTCTTGGCGGTCTTAGCGTACTGAACGAAGCGCTAAAAAAGCTGCCAAACGAGGAGTTTTTATATTATGCGGACAGGAAAAACGTCCCTTACGGACTAAAAAGCAAAGACGAGATTTTAAAATTCAGCTCTCATGCGGTGAAATTTTTGATCGATCAAGGCGCAAACGCCATCGTCATCGCCTGCAACACCGCAACAAGCGCCGCGATAAACGAGCTTAGGGCGAAATTTGACCTGCCGATCATCGGCATGGAGCCTGCGGTGAAAAAGGCCGCCGATCTAAACCGCGAAGGCGAAAATTCAGCCTCCTTGCGCACCTTGGTCATCGCTACGCCCCTCACCGCGCGAGGAGCAAAGCTAAAAGAGCTTATCGAGCGCGTGGATAGCGAGCATTTGGTAGATGTGCTAGCACTTCCTCGTCTCGTGGAATTTGCCGAAAACGAAAATTTTGCTTGCGACGAAGTAAAAGAGTATCTGCGCGAGGAATTTGCGAAATTCAAGCTTCAAAACTACTGCGCGCTCGTGCTTGGCTGCACGCATTTTAACTATTTCAAAGATAGCCTGCGCGAAATTTTACCGACCGGCGTGAGCCTGATAGATGGCAACGAAGGCACGATAAATAAGCTGATAAGTGAGCTTTCAAGGCTAAATTTAGCCCATGGCAAGGGGCAAAGCGTGGAGTATTTTTACTCGGACGTTAAAATTTGCGATAAAGGCGAGCTGGCACGGATAGAGCGCTATCTGGCTAGGCTCGATAAAATGCTTGAGATAAAGTGA
- a CDS encoding TonB-dependent siderophore receptor, with protein sequence MKGKILLSSMVALNLLPITQILASETKNLETVEITSEERRDDLNYNAKELVKSTTRLNLTSRQTPQSLTVITEAKLKDLNINDYQVLLRNVPGVTLNKWDERVYPTARGFAIDYYLLDSMPSFGGFSLGANDMSLLPYERVEVVKGANGLLAGAGNPAASLNFIRKRANSKGLKGSFKLSAGSYDRYGVSGDVQTPVNSDGTVRARLSFMHEDARSYMDYYDRKNSAIYGVVDADIGDNSWLSLGSFYQNLKRHGVRWGGMPAFYTNGSRTNFSKNEIFSQPWTRWDIKTLDFYADFRHYFANEASLNLSYSYRKAKTDSNLLYYGGTVNANGTGNIADLSVYANKREENIHNVDAYANLPYEAFSLQHEFVFGAMYNNYKKSADDVSSYWNSRNTPAGQAFANRTTINFNNLHIEDPRLPYVNQDNADKTIQKAVYFANKLSLSESLKFLVGARMSYYKYRITGGDGNRNFTQELTPYFGITYDINDNHTLYASYTSIFKPQSVKDINNKYLDPIEGKDYEAGIKGEYFDGALQASFGVFKIIQDKLGANTGVKIPGTTTDAYEAKKGVTSKGFELDLNGEVNKNLILSFGLTHFSAKDADGKKYNTDASRTTADIFAKYSISNFRTGVGVQYKSKIYTGSGAKEIEQKAYALANVMFGYKISKNFDIQLNIDNVFNKKYYEGIGNNKMVYGDPRIFNLSFTYSF encoded by the coding sequence ATGAAAGGTAAAATTCTGCTTTCAAGCATGGTGGCTCTAAATCTGCTGCCGATCACGCAAATTTTAGCGAGCGAAACTAAGAATTTAGAAACGGTCGAGATCACGAGCGAGGAGAGGCGAGACGATCTGAACTACAACGCAAAAGAGCTTGTAAAAAGCACCACGAGGCTAAATTTGACCTCGCGCCAGACGCCGCAGTCCTTGACCGTCATAACCGAGGCGAAGCTAAAGGATCTAAACATCAACGACTATCAAGTGCTTTTGCGAAACGTGCCGGGTGTTACGCTAAACAAATGGGACGAGCGCGTTTATCCGACGGCTCGCGGCTTTGCGATAGATTATTACCTGCTTGACTCGATGCCTAGCTTTGGCGGCTTTAGCCTAGGAGCGAACGATATGAGCCTGCTACCATACGAGCGCGTCGAGGTCGTAAAGGGCGCGAACGGCCTGCTAGCAGGTGCCGGCAATCCCGCTGCGAGCCTAAATTTCATCAGAAAAAGGGCGAATTCAAAGGGGCTTAAAGGAAGCTTCAAGCTAAGTGCGGGCTCATACGACAGATATGGCGTCAGCGGCGATGTGCAAACACCGGTAAATAGCGACGGTACCGTGCGCGCCAGACTTAGCTTCATGCACGAAGACGCCAGGTCTTATATGGATTATTACGACCGTAAAAACAGCGCGATCTACGGCGTGGTAGATGCTGACATCGGCGATAACTCGTGGCTCAGCCTTGGCAGCTTTTATCAAAATTTAAAGCGCCATGGCGTGCGCTGGGGCGGCATGCCGGCGTTTTACACGAACGGCTCTAGGACAAATTTTAGTAAAAATGAAATTTTCTCTCAGCCTTGGACCAGGTGGGACATAAAGACTCTCGATTTTTACGCTGATTTTAGACATTACTTTGCAAACGAGGCAAGCCTCAATCTATCCTATTCGTATAGAAAGGCAAAGACGGATTCAAATTTACTCTACTATGGCGGCACAGTCAATGCAAACGGGACCGGTAATATCGCCGATCTAAGCGTGTATGCTAACAAACGAGAGGAAAATATCCATAACGTCGATGCGTATGCAAATTTACCGTATGAGGCGTTTAGCTTGCAGCATGAATTCGTCTTTGGCGCGATGTATAACAACTATAAAAAAAGCGCAGATGACGTCAGTAGCTACTGGAACAGTCGAAACACTCCTGCCGGACAGGCGTTTGCTAACAGGACGACTATAAATTTCAACAACCTTCATATAGAAGATCCAAGGCTTCCTTACGTCAATCAAGATAACGCCGATAAAACGATACAAAAGGCCGTTTATTTTGCGAACAAGCTCTCCTTGAGCGAGTCGCTTAAATTTTTGGTCGGGGCGAGGATGAGTTATTATAAATACAGGATCACGGGTGGCGACGGCAACCGAAATTTCACTCAAGAGCTAACGCCTTATTTTGGCATCACATACGACATAAACGACAACCACACGCTCTATGCGAGCTATACTAGTATATTTAAGCCTCAAAGCGTCAAGGATATAAACAACAAATACCTTGATCCTATCGAGGGTAAGGACTATGAAGCGGGCATAAAGGGCGAGTATTTTGACGGTGCTTTGCAGGCGTCTTTTGGAGTCTTTAAGATCATCCAAGACAAGCTAGGGGCTAACACGGGAGTGAAGATCCCCGGCACGACCACCGACGCTTACGAGGCTAAAAAGGGCGTGACTAGCAAGGGTTTTGAGCTCGATCTAAACGGCGAAGTAAATAAAAATTTGATCCTCAGCTTTGGCCTTACTCACTTTAGCGCCAAAGACGCCGACGGCAAGAAATATAATACCGACGCCTCAAGGACTACGGCCGATATCTTTGCCAAATACAGCATATCAAACTTTAGGACCGGAGTCGGCGTGCAGTATAAAAGCAAAATTTACACCGGTAGCGGGGCTAAAGAGATCGAGCAAAAGGCCTATGCTTTGGCGAATGTGATGTTTGGCTACAAGATCAGTAAGAATTTTGACATCCAGCTAAATATCGACAATGTGTTTAATAAAAAATACTACGAAGGCATCGGAAACAACAAAATGGTCTACGGCGATCCGCGGATATTTAACCTAAGCTTTACGTATAGCTTCTAA
- a CDS encoding HEAT repeat domain-containing protein — MNEILCKVGQSLDEFKTWLEEIKNGKRDDELKFADVLGKSEFISYHYGLLFDKNLSDDLRLSLEIKFKLHAKAGEDMLLEKLQNATDDETRAKILFMLGAESKFYKDETLKFAREFTKSNDDTLRQTALIVLGWLGGREDLSLLGAHLLNDKNAKCRALSASSFMQMWFRKEDEILKKTAFESFQKALETESNAFVLACILDAVRQIGKTKLGISQRALDELNTAEINVAKARAMRFLNKVS; from the coding sequence ATGAATGAGATACTTTGTAAGGTGGGTCAAAGTTTGGACGAATTTAAAACGTGGCTAGAGGAGATAAAAAACGGTAAAAGAGATGATGAGCTAAAATTTGCCGACGTTTTGGGAAAAAGCGAATTTATCTCCTATCACTATGGCTTGCTTTTTGATAAAAATTTGAGCGATGATCTCAGACTTAGTCTAGAGATAAAATTTAAACTCCACGCTAAAGCGGGTGAAGATATGCTGCTTGAAAAGCTTCAAAACGCCACAGATGATGAAACGAGAGCTAAAATTTTATTTATGCTGGGTGCGGAGTCTAAATTTTACAAGGACGAGACTCTCAAATTTGCGCGTGAATTTACTAAAAGCAACGACGATACGCTAAGGCAAACAGCTCTAATCGTGCTTGGCTGGCTTGGCGGACGCGAGGACTTGAGCTTGCTAGGAGCGCATCTACTAAACGACAAAAACGCCAAATGTAGAGCATTGAGCGCATCATCATTTATGCAGATGTGGTTTAGAAAAGAGGATGAAATTTTAAAAAAGACCGCCTTTGAAAGCTTTCAAAAAGCCCTTGAGACGGAAAGCAACGCTTTCGTACTAGCCTGCATCCTGGACGCCGTAAGGCAGATAGGCAAAACAAAGCTTGGCATATCTCAGCGCGCACTTGATGAGCTAAATACCGCCGAAATAAACGTCGCAAAAGCAAGAGCGATGCGATTTTTAAATAAAGTCTCTTAA
- a CDS encoding DUF3237 family protein, with product MMKKALNFIIFGLICLGVFGCAAGAPTKPSQQMSTQSIKEPNLRPVFSILIKSSKDRLYLGEKERIFVPFTLEVSGELKGVAMSHGVDIQKQNKDGSKNILAKYGLKLDDGESIYVENTGVIRTNADGSRYFVTIPKFETYSPKYKWLEKRIFVGYANKTPNGTLLTFYELR from the coding sequence ATGATGAAAAAGGCGCTAAATTTCATCATTTTTGGTCTCATTTGTCTGGGCGTTTTTGGTTGTGCGGCCGGTGCACCGACCAAGCCGTCCCAGCAAATGAGCACTCAAAGCATAAAAGAGCCAAATTTAAGGCCCGTCTTTTCTATCCTCATAAAAAGTAGTAAAGATAGGCTATATCTTGGCGAGAAAGAGCGCATTTTTGTGCCTTTCACGCTCGAAGTGAGCGGCGAGCTAAAAGGTGTGGCGATGAGTCACGGCGTAGATATCCAAAAGCAAAACAAGGACGGCTCGAAAAATATCCTCGCCAAATACGGTTTGAAACTTGATGACGGCGAGAGTATCTACGTCGAAAACACCGGCGTCATCAGGACAAACGCCGATGGTAGTCGCTACTTCGTGACGATACCTAAATTTGAAACCTACTCGCCAAAATACAAGTGGCTGGAAAAACGGATATTCGTGGGCTATGCGAATAAAACGCCAAATGGAACGCTACTAACATTTTATGAGCTAAGATGA
- a CDS encoding TonB-dependent siderophore receptor: MKGEILLSAAALNLLFAAEILAKEAKLETVDIVEQVRHDERDYGAKELVKGTTRLNLTARQTPQSVDVITEAKLKDMNIKDYQTLLANIPGVTLNRMDETIRPMSRGFFIDYYLIDSMPSLGGFGLEATDMSMIAYDRVEVVRGANGLLAGAGNPAASLNFIRKRADSKELTGSLGVEAGSYDKYGVYGDVQTPITADGDVRARLAFIKEKAGSYMDFHKRENLSIYGVVDSDIGDSSWLSLGASYQDLKRRGIRYGGMPAFYTDDSLVKFSRKRIFSQPWTKWDIKTLDLYADFRHYIGEDASVNLSYSYKKVKSDIKMLYYGGKVNPDMTGDSNDVLIWGSKNDSDIHNLDAYANLPYELFGLGHEFVLGAMYNDFNEGSYRLTNFDDYKQTPAGLAYLADMRVDFNNLHIDDVDMPYVDQKNPSKTKQRAVYFANKLSLSDELKFLVGTRVSYYKRNQTVGNVDQKFTHQITPYVGLTYDVGQNHTLYASYTSIFKPQDVKDINGKYLDPIEGNDYELGVKGEYFDGALQASFGVFKIIQDNVGKATGEQIGSTGEDAYKAVKGVTSKGFELDLNGRVTDNLTLSFGLAHFQAKDASGKKFNTNAARTSADLFAKYEFRDFRVGAGLGYKSKTYIYNADNDVTITQKPYALANLMFGYKIGKNFDIQLNIDNVFDKRYYEGIGSDEMIYGDARTFNLSFTYNF; encoded by the coding sequence ATGAAAGGTGAAATTTTACTTTCGGCGGCGGCTTTAAATTTGCTGTTTGCGGCGGAAATTTTAGCCAAAGAGGCCAAGCTAGAGACGGTGGATATCGTGGAGCAGGTGCGTCATGACGAGAGGGATTACGGTGCAAAGGAGCTGGTAAAAGGCACGACGAGGCTAAATTTAACGGCTCGCCAGACGCCTCAATCAGTAGACGTAATCACCGAAGCCAAGCTAAAAGATATGAATATCAAAGACTATCAAACGCTACTGGCTAATATCCCGGGCGTGACGCTAAATCGTATGGACGAGACCATACGGCCGATGTCAAGGGGCTTTTTCATAGATTATTATCTGATCGACTCGATGCCTAGCCTGGGCGGCTTTGGGCTGGAGGCTACCGATATGAGCATGATAGCCTATGATCGCGTCGAGGTCGTGCGCGGTGCGAACGGCCTGCTGGCGGGTGCCGGCAATCCTGCGGCAAGTCTAAATTTCATCCGCAAAAGAGCGGACTCAAAAGAGCTGACCGGTAGCCTTGGCGTAGAAGCCGGCTCGTATGATAAATACGGCGTATATGGTGATGTGCAAACCCCGATCACGGCCGATGGCGACGTGAGGGCGAGGCTAGCCTTTATAAAAGAAAAGGCCGGCTCGTATATGGACTTTCACAAGCGTGAAAATTTATCCATTTATGGCGTCGTCGATAGCGATATAGGCGATAGCTCGTGGCTCAGCCTGGGAGCTTCGTATCAAGATCTCAAGCGTCGAGGTATCAGATATGGCGGCATGCCCGCTTTTTATACGGATGATAGCTTGGTAAAATTTTCCAGAAAGAGGATATTCTCTCAGCCTTGGACGAAGTGGGATATAAAAACGCTCGATCTTTACGCTGATTTTAGACATTACATAGGCGAGGATGCGAGCGTGAATCTCTCCTACTCGTATAAAAAGGTAAAAAGCGACATAAAGATGCTTTACTACGGCGGCAAGGTAAATCCAGATATGACAGGAGATAGCAACGACGTGCTGATCTGGGGGTCAAAAAACGACTCTGATATACATAACCTCGATGCTTACGCAAATTTACCTTACGAGCTGTTTGGCTTGGGGCATGAGTTTGTGCTAGGGGCGATGTATAATGACTTTAACGAGGGCTCGTATAGGCTTACAAATTTTGATGATTACAAACAAACTCCTGCTGGACTAGCCTATCTAGCGGATATGAGAGTGGATTTTAACAACCTACATATTGACGATGTGGATATGCCCTATGTCGATCAGAAAAATCCGTCCAAAACAAAGCAAAGGGCGGTGTATTTTGCCAACAAGCTCTCTTTGAGCGATGAGCTGAAATTTTTAGTGGGCACCAGGGTGAGCTACTATAAACGCAACCAAACCGTAGGCAACGTCGATCAAAAATTTACTCATCAGATCACCCCGTATGTAGGACTGACCTACGACGTGGGGCAAAATCACACGCTTTATGCGAGCTATACGAGTATATTTAAGCCACAAGACGTCAAAGACATAAACGGCAAATATCTTGATCCTATCGAGGGTAATGACTATGAGCTTGGCGTCAAGGGCGAGTATTTTGACGGTGCATTGCAGGCCTCTTTTGGCGTTTTTAAAATCATCCAAGATAATGTCGGCAAAGCGACCGGAGAGCAGATAGGCTCAACCGGTGAGGACGCATACAAAGCGGTAAAGGGTGTGACCAGTAAGGGCTTTGAGCTCGATCTAAACGGCAGGGTGACTGACAATCTTACTTTAAGCTTTGGCCTGGCGCACTTTCAGGCTAAAGATGCTAGCGGTAAGAAATTTAACACAAACGCCGCAAGGACTAGCGCCGATCTTTTTGCCAAGTATGAATTTAGAGACTTTAGAGTGGGCGCCGGACTGGGATATAAGAGCAAGACCTACATCTATAACGCCGATAACGATGTGACGATCACGCAAAAGCCGTATGCGCTGGCAAATTTGATGTTTGGCTACAAGATCGGTAAGAATTTCGACATCCAGCTAAATATCGATAATGTCTTTGACAAGCGATACTACGAAGGCATCGGTAGCGACGAGATGATCTATGGCGATGCCAGGACGTTTAATCTAAGCTTTACGTATAATTTTTAA